The Neoarius graeffei isolate fNeoGra1 chromosome 12, fNeoGra1.pri, whole genome shotgun sequence genome window below encodes:
- the ccdc90b gene encoding coiled-coil domain-containing protein 90B, mitochondrial isoform X1 produces MPWRSLFHRYCAVQIRQHVRAHQWVRPTSSWLSARGLHVTGSRRSYDVRKVELTPLEQRKLTFDSHALVRELESNGTVVLKRFEKKQAELIVNALVTLTTANMDIVYRDMVTGAHQEIALQQIMAHLDSIRKDMVILEKSEFANLRSENAKMKTELEQIKNRLLEESKKIRADAKLDINFERNRVIDIFTEQEKKLMEITSEFHKKNAEIETSAIETTKKIDIEVASLKTLLESLKLQTIRYLAACIFSCLAIALGVYRLWK; encoded by the exons ATGCCCTGGAGGTCGCTCTTCCACAGGTACTGTGCTGTTCAGATCAGACAGCATGTCCGAGCTCATCAGTGGGTCAGGCCGACATCATCCTGGCTTTCTGCGAGAG GGCTCCACGTGACTGGCAGTAGGAGGTCATATGATGTGCGGAAGGTGGAGCTCACACCCCTGGAGCAGAGGAAACTCACCTTTGACAGTCATGCCCTTGTCAGAGAGCTGGAGTCTAACGGTACAGTGGTGCTAAAAA GATTTGAGAAGAAGCAGGCAGAGTTGATCGTCAATGCGCTGGTCACTCTGACAACAGCCAACATGGACATTGTATACAGGGACATGGTAACAGGAGCTCATCAG GAAATCGCGCTCCAGCAAATTATGGCTCATCTGGATTCCATTAGGAAGGACATGGTTATTCTTGAGAAAAGTGAATTTGCCAACTTAAGATCGGAAAACGCA AAAATGAAGACTGAACTTGAACAGATCAAGAACAGACTGCTT GAGGAAAGTAAAAAAATCAGAGCAGATGCAAAGTTGGATATAAATTTTGAGCGAAATCGAGTAATCGACATC TTCACAGAGCAAGAGAAAAAATTGATGGAAATCACCTCTGAGTTTCACAAAAAG AATGCTGAAATTGAAACTAGCGCAATCGAAACCACCAAGAAAATAGACATCGAAGTGGCTTCGCTGAAAACGCTCCTGGAATCGCTGAAGCTTCAGACGATCCGATATCTCGCAG CGTGCATCTTCTCATGTTTGGCCATTGCTCTCGGTGTCTACAGGTTATGGAAGTAA
- the ccdc90b gene encoding coiled-coil domain-containing protein 90B, mitochondrial isoform X3, producing MDQAGPRSRRGFEKKQAELIVNALVTLTTANMDIVYRDMVTGAHQEIALQQIMAHLDSIRKDMVILEKSEFANLRSENAKMKTELEQIKNRLLEESKKIRADAKLDINFERNRVIDIFTEQEKKLMEITSEFHKKNAEIETSAIETTKKIDIEVASLKTLLESLKLQTIRYLAACIFSCLAIALGVYRLWK from the exons atggatcaggcaggtccgaggagcagaagag GATTTGAGAAGAAGCAGGCAGAGTTGATCGTCAATGCGCTGGTCACTCTGACAACAGCCAACATGGACATTGTATACAGGGACATGGTAACAGGAGCTCATCAG GAAATCGCGCTCCAGCAAATTATGGCTCATCTGGATTCCATTAGGAAGGACATGGTTATTCTTGAGAAAAGTGAATTTGCCAACTTAAGATCGGAAAACGCA AAAATGAAGACTGAACTTGAACAGATCAAGAACAGACTGCTT GAGGAAAGTAAAAAAATCAGAGCAGATGCAAAGTTGGATATAAATTTTGAGCGAAATCGAGTAATCGACATC TTCACAGAGCAAGAGAAAAAATTGATGGAAATCACCTCTGAGTTTCACAAAAAG AATGCTGAAATTGAAACTAGCGCAATCGAAACCACCAAGAAAATAGACATCGAAGTGGCTTCGCTGAAAACGCTCCTGGAATCGCTGAAGCTTCAGACGATCCGATATCTCGCAG CGTGCATCTTCTCATGTTTGGCCATTGCTCTCGGTGTCTACAGGTTATGGAAGTAA
- the ccdc90b gene encoding coiled-coil domain-containing protein 90B, mitochondrial isoform X2 — MPWRSLFHRYCAVQIRQHVRAHQWVRPTSSWLSARGLHVTGSRRSYDVRKVELTPLEQRKLTFDSHALVRELESNGFEKKQAELIVNALVTLTTANMDIVYRDMVTGAHQEIALQQIMAHLDSIRKDMVILEKSEFANLRSENAKMKTELEQIKNRLLEESKKIRADAKLDINFERNRVIDIFTEQEKKLMEITSEFHKKNAEIETSAIETTKKIDIEVASLKTLLESLKLQTIRYLAACIFSCLAIALGVYRLWK; from the exons ATGCCCTGGAGGTCGCTCTTCCACAGGTACTGTGCTGTTCAGATCAGACAGCATGTCCGAGCTCATCAGTGGGTCAGGCCGACATCATCCTGGCTTTCTGCGAGAG GGCTCCACGTGACTGGCAGTAGGAGGTCATATGATGTGCGGAAGGTGGAGCTCACACCCCTGGAGCAGAGGAAACTCACCTTTGACAGTCATGCCCTTGTCAGAGAGCTGGAGTCTAACG GATTTGAGAAGAAGCAGGCAGAGTTGATCGTCAATGCGCTGGTCACTCTGACAACAGCCAACATGGACATTGTATACAGGGACATGGTAACAGGAGCTCATCAG GAAATCGCGCTCCAGCAAATTATGGCTCATCTGGATTCCATTAGGAAGGACATGGTTATTCTTGAGAAAAGTGAATTTGCCAACTTAAGATCGGAAAACGCA AAAATGAAGACTGAACTTGAACAGATCAAGAACAGACTGCTT GAGGAAAGTAAAAAAATCAGAGCAGATGCAAAGTTGGATATAAATTTTGAGCGAAATCGAGTAATCGACATC TTCACAGAGCAAGAGAAAAAATTGATGGAAATCACCTCTGAGTTTCACAAAAAG AATGCTGAAATTGAAACTAGCGCAATCGAAACCACCAAGAAAATAGACATCGAAGTGGCTTCGCTGAAAACGCTCCTGGAATCGCTGAAGCTTCAGACGATCCGATATCTCGCAG CGTGCATCTTCTCATGTTTGGCCATTGCTCTCGGTGTCTACAGGTTATGGAAGTAA
- the ccdc90b gene encoding coiled-coil domain-containing protein 90B, mitochondrial isoform X4 — translation MDIVYRDMVTGAHQEIALQQIMAHLDSIRKDMVILEKSEFANLRSENAKMKTELEQIKNRLLEESKKIRADAKLDINFERNRVIDIFTEQEKKLMEITSEFHKKNAEIETSAIETTKKIDIEVASLKTLLESLKLQTIRYLAACIFSCLAIALGVYRLWK, via the exons ATGGACATTGTATACAGGGACATGGTAACAGGAGCTCATCAG GAAATCGCGCTCCAGCAAATTATGGCTCATCTGGATTCCATTAGGAAGGACATGGTTATTCTTGAGAAAAGTGAATTTGCCAACTTAAGATCGGAAAACGCA AAAATGAAGACTGAACTTGAACAGATCAAGAACAGACTGCTT GAGGAAAGTAAAAAAATCAGAGCAGATGCAAAGTTGGATATAAATTTTGAGCGAAATCGAGTAATCGACATC TTCACAGAGCAAGAGAAAAAATTGATGGAAATCACCTCTGAGTTTCACAAAAAG AATGCTGAAATTGAAACTAGCGCAATCGAAACCACCAAGAAAATAGACATCGAAGTGGCTTCGCTGAAAACGCTCCTGGAATCGCTGAAGCTTCAGACGATCCGATATCTCGCAG CGTGCATCTTCTCATGTTTGGCCATTGCTCTCGGTGTCTACAGGTTATGGAAGTAA
- the alg8 gene encoding probable dolichyl pyrophosphate Glc1Man9GlcNAc2 alpha-1,3-glucosyltransferase — MAASTSQGWSWFLALALGVSFLKCLLINAYHSTDFEVHRNWLAITHSLPVSKWYYEATSEWTLDYPPLFAWFEFGLSHIAKYFDAKMLVVENLNYASPATVLFQRLSVITTDVIFIYAVSECCKCLREDKGKDLLAKPCFILATLLLWNCGLLIVDHIHFQYNGFLFGILLLSVARHLQNRHFEGALLFSLLLNLKHIFLYIAPAYGIFLLRCFCFTQSNADGSVRWKSFSFFRFVVLGFIVLSIFAVSFGPFIILGQIPQVLSRLFPFKRGLCHAYWAPNIWALYNIADKALSVLGVKFKLLDQNKLPKASMTGGLVQEFQHAVLPPVSPLVTLVCTLLSILPVVFSTWQRPNGARGFLRCMIICALGSFMFGWHVHEKAILMAILPLSLLAVESKDDARTFLILSTTGHFSLFPLLFTAPELPIKILFVLMFTIFSFTSFRKLFSKAGWLVNSVEAVYLLGLVVLELICEIVYPLTRWQQTFPFIPLLFTSVYCALGVVYSFIRLYLSVFSASSSKVKTQ; from the exons ATGGCGGCGTCCACAAGCCAGGGCTGGAGCTGGTTTCTCGCTTTGGCTCTTGGAGTTTCTTTTCTGAAATGTTTACTGATAAATGCCTA TCACTCTACAGATTTTGAAGTCCACCGGAACTGGCTCGCCATCACTCACTCTCTGCCTGTGTCAAAGTGGTATTATGAG GCCACATCAGAGTGGACACTGGATTATCCTCCCCTGTTTGCATGGTTTGAGTTTGGACTGTCACACATCGCCAAATACTTCGATGCGAAGATGCTGGTTGTTGAGAACCTTAATTATGCCAGTCCTGCCACAGTGTTGTTCCAGAGACTTTCTGTCATTACCACTGATGTGATCTTCATTTATGCTGTTAGCGA ATGTTGTAAATGTTTACGGGAAGACAAAGGAAAGGATCTGCTGGCAAAGCCATGTTTCATCCTGGCCACACTGCTGCTGTGGAACTGTGGACTTCTGATTGTTGATC ACATTCATTTCCAGTACAATGGCTTCCTTTTTGGAATTCTTCTGCTTTCAGTCGCACGACATCTTCAG AACAGACATTTCGAGGGTGCCCTACTGTTTTCTCTCCTCTTAAACCTGAAGCACATATTCCTGTACATTGCACCAGCCTATGGAATCTTCCTGCTCAGGTGTTTCTGCTTCACTCAGAGTAACGCAG ATGGTTCAGTGAGGTGGAAAAGTTTCAGCTTTTTCCGCTTCGTAGTTCTTGGATTTATTGTGCTGTCCATCTTTGCTGTGTCATTTGGACCCTTTATTATTCTG GGTCAAATTCCACAAGTCCTTTCCAGACTCTTCCCTTTCAAGCGTGGGTTATGTCACGCCTACTGGGCCCCTAATATCTGGGCACTGTACAACATAGCAGACAAAGCTCTCTCTGTCCTgg GTGTAAAATTCAAACTGCTTGACCAGAACAAACTTCCCAAAGCTTCGATGACTGGAGGTTTGGTTCAGGAATTTCAACACGCCGTTCTTCCACCTGTGTCTCCTCTAGTGACACTTGTTTGTACTTTACTGTCAATCCTG CCTGTTGTGTTCAGTACGTGGCAAAGACCTAACGGAGCCCGAGGTTTCCTGCGCTGCATGATTATTTGTGCCCTCGGCTCTTTCATGTTTGGTTGGCATGTCCATGAGAAAGCCATTCTAATGGCAATACTTCCTCTAAG CTTGCTAGCGGTAGAAAGTAAAGATGATGCTCGAACCTTTCTGATCCTAAGTACAACAGGCCATTTTTCCCTTTTTCCACTCCTCTTTACAGCACCAG agCTGCCTATCAAAATTCTATTCGTGCTGATGTTTACAATCTTCAGTTTTACCTCATTCAGGAAGCTTTTCAG taAAGCGGGCTGGTTGGTGAACTCAGTGGAAGCTGTATATCTCCTGGGCCTGGTTGTTCTGGAGCTCATCTGTGAGATTGTTTACCCGCTGACTCGCTGGCAGCAGACGTTTCCCTTCATCCCTCTGCTCTTCACCTCTGTCTATTGTGCACTGGGTGTAGTCTACAGCTTCATCAGACTCTACCTGTCAGTGTTCAGTGCTTCCAGCAGCAAAGTGAAAACTCAGTAA